A stretch of Desulfotalea psychrophila LSv54 DNA encodes these proteins:
- a CDS encoding mechanosensitive ion channel family protein, with amino-acid sequence MKCKLLSNRFSRIICVVSIIMLGLWGGSLYAAQVSQKSDNIVEKVVVEAAKDSSKSATSSPRATLQNFLSDVDRAVADWQQGIRTEESAWAFFRATQMLDFAGVPDNVSGITKISRILLLKDILDRVKIPASDLVPGEAEVASKDISTWTIPGTQITIAKVEDGSKAGDFLFSKYTVENLGRFHRQMEDIPYSSGVSSGLYEQFRDTARSSDYFSSKIRMRDLLRGVDTSSPRSTFESFLSNINQSYLFVQQAEKGLQQTPPTLTMAEAEQLEVRAHNYMRRAISTLDLSNVPEALRSSIAIESTLQLKEVFDRMMLPALDSIPDLEMVEAARKFDSEAFIGGAKSLRWRYPDTEIEIVEIGEGKRQGEFLFSADTVKNIDETYRKVEAVPYRTTTTGPRESEYQFPGTSDNFFITYSSTPGYLVTHTNFLSGLYDSFPPWLNIMYGGQTLWQWFALVFILVFTFFAIYFTFRAVKRAVMPLHSPNRDWINLISPFIVALFLPFVVHFIDNDLKITGVIVSTVKTGGEFFVIIMLGWGAMRFGKAVSETIVASPKIDPEGIQASYTRAVSGLFSFIFAAVIVFNGLSRIGVSMIPVLTGLGVGGLAFGLAARPTIENLIGSFMIFLDKPCRVGQRVKILSHDGTVESIGLRSTKIRLLNGNLTAIPNEKMANMEIENIGRRPYIRRCFNITLTYDTPPDKIKQSIDIIREILSVPEDGIMAGEYGVYSRERKVHPNEAINQPDYLPQVYFNDLNADSLNIIVFYWYHPPQYWEYLEHSTWVNLQLMERFNAEGIDFAFPTQTLYVAGDDKRPLTIGQRVVTAQNLQPQQVGKVSTVLQSHMKQEETELASDALRPEDREPYLERQKKQEELEAAEAEEGDKAKDNN; translated from the coding sequence ATGAAGTGTAAACTGCTTTCGAATCGTTTTTCTAGGATCATATGTGTCGTCAGCATCATTATGCTTGGTCTGTGGGGAGGTTCTCTCTATGCTGCGCAGGTATCGCAAAAATCTGATAATATAGTAGAAAAAGTTGTGGTGGAGGCAGCGAAAGATTCCTCGAAATCCGCTACATCGAGTCCACGTGCCACCCTACAGAATTTTCTTTCTGACGTTGATCGAGCTGTTGCTGATTGGCAACAAGGTATTCGTACCGAAGAGAGCGCTTGGGCATTTTTTCGTGCAACACAAATGCTTGATTTTGCTGGAGTTCCTGATAACGTCTCAGGAATTACTAAAATATCACGTATCCTTTTATTAAAAGATATCCTCGATCGGGTCAAGATCCCGGCAAGTGATCTGGTTCCCGGTGAGGCAGAAGTAGCTTCGAAAGATATTTCTACCTGGACCATTCCCGGAACACAAATAACTATTGCAAAGGTTGAGGATGGTTCCAAGGCAGGTGATTTTTTATTTTCCAAATATACCGTTGAAAATCTTGGCAGATTCCACCGGCAGATGGAGGATATACCTTACTCCTCTGGTGTCTCTTCCGGTTTATATGAACAGTTTAGAGATACTGCGCGTTCTAGTGACTATTTTTCATCAAAAATTAGGATGCGCGATTTGTTACGAGGGGTTGATACATCAAGTCCTCGGTCAACCTTTGAGAGTTTTTTAAGTAATATCAATCAATCATATTTATTTGTGCAGCAAGCAGAAAAAGGATTGCAGCAAACACCGCCCACTCTGACAATGGCAGAGGCTGAACAGCTTGAAGTGCGGGCTCATAACTACATGAGACGAGCTATCTCCACACTTGATTTAAGCAATGTTCCAGAGGCACTACGGAGTAGTATTGCTATAGAGTCGACCTTACAGCTTAAGGAAGTTTTTGATAGAATGATGTTGCCGGCTTTAGACTCAATCCCTGATCTTGAGATGGTTGAAGCAGCAAGGAAATTTGACAGTGAGGCCTTTATAGGCGGGGCAAAATCTTTACGTTGGAGATATCCGGACACAGAAATTGAGATTGTAGAGATTGGCGAAGGTAAGAGGCAGGGAGAGTTTCTATTTAGCGCTGATACGGTAAAAAACATAGATGAAACATATCGTAAAGTAGAAGCTGTTCCGTACCGAACAACTACAACTGGGCCCAGGGAGAGTGAATATCAATTTCCCGGAACGTCTGATAACTTTTTCATCACCTACAGCTCAACACCTGGTTATCTTGTCACTCATACCAACTTTTTGAGTGGCTTGTATGACAGCTTTCCACCTTGGTTGAATATCATGTACGGTGGACAGACGCTTTGGCAATGGTTTGCCCTCGTGTTCATTCTTGTTTTTACTTTTTTTGCAATTTATTTTACCTTTCGCGCTGTGAAAAGAGCTGTTATGCCTCTCCATTCACCTAACCGTGATTGGATCAATCTTATTTCTCCGTTTATTGTGGCCCTTTTTCTTCCCTTTGTTGTGCACTTTATAGATAACGATCTTAAGATCACTGGTGTTATCGTTTCCACTGTGAAAACTGGTGGTGAATTTTTTGTTATCATCATGCTTGGCTGGGGTGCCATGCGCTTTGGTAAGGCGGTGTCGGAGACGATAGTAGCCTCTCCAAAAATTGATCCAGAAGGGATTCAGGCATCCTATACTCGGGCTGTATCAGGACTCTTTAGTTTTATTTTTGCTGCAGTTATAGTTTTTAACGGCCTTTCCCGTATTGGTGTCTCTATGATTCCAGTCCTTACTGGTTTGGGTGTCGGTGGTTTAGCATTTGGTTTGGCAGCACGGCCGACAATTGAGAACCTTATTGGTAGCTTTATGATATTTTTAGATAAACCGTGTCGGGTCGGTCAGCGGGTGAAGATTCTTTCCCACGACGGAACCGTTGAATCCATTGGTCTTCGTTCAACTAAGATCAGACTGCTAAACGGTAATTTGACTGCAATTCCAAATGAAAAAATGGCTAATATGGAAATCGAAAATATTGGCCGCAGGCCGTATATCCGCAGATGTTTTAACATTACTCTGACCTACGATACTCCACCGGATAAAATCAAACAGTCAATTGATATTATTCGAGAAATTTTATCTGTTCCTGAGGATGGAATAATGGCCGGCGAATATGGTGTCTATTCTAGGGAAAGGAAGGTACATCCCAACGAAGCGATTAATCAACCGGACTATTTACCTCAGGTCTATTTTAATGATCTGAACGCAGATTCTCTCAATATAATTGTTTTTTATTGGTACCATCCTCCTCAGTATTGGGAGTATTTAGAACATTCTACCTGGGTCAACTTACAGCTCATGGAGCGATTTAATGCTGAAGGGATTGATTTTGCCTTCCCAACCCAAACACTATATGTGGCGGGCGATGATAAAAGACCACTTACCATTGGTCAGCGAGTGGTTACAGCTCAAAATCTTCAGCCACAGCAGGTGGGGAAAGTGTCTACGGTGTTGCAGTCCCATATGAAACAGGAGGAAACCGAGTTGGCGAGTGACGCCCTAAGGCCTGAAGACAGAGAGCCGTATCTTGAGCGGCAAAAAAAGCAGGAAGAGTTGGAGGCGGCTGAGGCCGAAGAAGGCGATAAAGCAAAAGATAATAATTGA
- a CDS encoding L,D-transpeptidase family protein, which translates to MFIDRHPLTLFLRFPAGKILCYSLFFFLASITASNSRPLDTELSLALEEYLGCLPIELIQNDGQLPILSTVDLCLAKIYHQTGARPLWVTVDGPSEKGKIILKYLTDSDQHGLEPNAYKLERLRELWSSKGVDELAELDILLTYNIVKYVHDISYGRLKPLESDPQLFAEAGDKEFNPLRAIEHLLATRDLDRFLAGLPPQHLHYKALKTALAYYRNFAKNGDWPKVAMGVNLHPGDREKRIISIRKRLQFAGPFLEAPRDSDLSQYDLILEEAVLSFQQLHGLQTDGIIGRNTVDALNISIAEKIEIIRLNMMRWRWQAHDLGKRYLLVNIASFNLKAFRDQDVVLDMPIIVGTEENETPVFSAWIKYIDFNPFWNIPTSIARNEMLPALRKNNYYLIDQRISLFSNWQQSAVELDSTAIDWEAITPSEISAYKLRQDPGPLNALGRIKFIFPNSYSVYMHDTPGRHLFSLSKRSFSHGCIRVSDPLSLAIFLLENQTDGWDTEKIKEIYEQEERKVIILTLSVAVHITYGTAWVDKGGEIHFSRDIYLRDERLRNALLK; encoded by the coding sequence ATGTTCATTGATCGCCATCCCTTAACACTTTTTCTACGATTTCCTGCGGGGAAAATACTCTGTTATAGTCTGTTTTTTTTCCTGGCATCAATCACCGCCAGCAATAGTCGTCCGCTCGATACCGAACTCTCTCTGGCGCTGGAAGAATATCTGGGGTGTCTGCCGATAGAACTGATACAGAATGACGGCCAACTTCCAATTTTGTCGACGGTAGATTTATGCCTAGCAAAAATCTATCATCAAACCGGGGCTCGCCCGCTCTGGGTGACCGTTGATGGTCCCTCTGAAAAAGGCAAGATCATTCTCAAATACCTGACCGATTCCGATCAGCACGGCCTTGAACCTAATGCTTACAAACTCGAACGTTTACGGGAACTTTGGTCAAGCAAAGGTGTCGATGAGTTGGCCGAGCTTGACATTTTATTGACCTACAACATCGTAAAATATGTGCATGACATTAGTTATGGCCGACTCAAACCCTTAGAGTCGGACCCTCAACTGTTCGCCGAGGCAGGAGACAAAGAATTTAACCCGCTTCGTGCCATCGAGCACCTTCTTGCCACGAGGGATCTTGACAGGTTTCTTGCTGGCTTACCTCCTCAGCATCTTCATTACAAGGCACTTAAAACAGCTCTTGCATACTATCGTAACTTCGCTAAAAATGGTGACTGGCCTAAGGTGGCAATGGGAGTAAACCTGCACCCCGGCGATAGAGAGAAACGAATTATAAGCATCAGAAAAAGACTCCAGTTTGCAGGTCCTTTCCTGGAAGCCCCCCGAGACTCGGATTTAAGCCAATATGATCTCATCTTAGAAGAGGCCGTTCTGTCCTTTCAGCAGCTACATGGCCTGCAAACAGATGGGATTATAGGTAGAAATACCGTCGATGCCCTAAATATTTCGATTGCTGAAAAAATTGAAATTATTCGTCTGAATATGATGCGATGGCGATGGCAGGCACATGATCTGGGAAAACGATATCTGCTCGTCAATATCGCCAGTTTTAATTTAAAGGCATTCCGCGACCAGGATGTAGTGCTGGACATGCCGATTATCGTCGGCACTGAGGAGAACGAGACTCCGGTTTTCAGTGCCTGGATCAAATATATCGATTTCAACCCATTTTGGAATATTCCCACCAGTATCGCCCGCAATGAGATGTTACCAGCACTGCGGAAAAACAACTATTATCTCATTGATCAGCGTATTAGTCTGTTCTCTAATTGGCAGCAGAGTGCAGTCGAGCTCGACTCCACAGCTATCGACTGGGAGGCTATTACCCCGAGCGAAATCTCCGCCTATAAGCTCAGGCAGGATCCGGGTCCCTTGAATGCACTGGGGAGAATTAAATTTATCTTTCCTAATAGCTATTCCGTCTATATGCACGATACGCCTGGCCGTCATCTTTTTAGCCTAAGCAAAAGAAGCTTCAGTCACGGTTGTATTCGGGTGAGTGACCCCCTAAGCCTGGCCATTTTCCTCCTTGAAAATCAGACAGATGGTTGGGATACTGAAAAAATTAAAGAAATATATGAGCAGGAGGAGCGTAAAGTGATTATCTTAACTCTTTCTGTTGCCGTTCATATAACGTATGGAACCGCCTGGGTTGACAAAGGCGGAGAGATCCATTTTAGTAGGGATATTTATTTGAGAGATGAGAGATTGCGTAACGCTCTTTTGAAATAA
- a CDS encoding YcbK family protein, which yields MNRRRLLLTAAKIAAGLVIASPLELFARSIPDNKISFSHTHTGECFDLCVNDRAYSPVVRENLFFFLRDFRTKEVHSIDFRLMDILLKIRQKTGSTGIYQVISGYRSPNTNNLLRGKSTGVAKKSLHLQGRAIDIRLTDVPTKELRDVALSLRAGGVGYYAKSDFVHIDTGHVRSW from the coding sequence ATGAATCGACGCCGATTACTGCTTACAGCAGCCAAAATCGCGGCCGGATTGGTTATTGCCTCACCACTTGAACTTTTTGCCCGGTCCATTCCCGATAACAAGATTTCATTTTCCCATACACATACCGGTGAATGCTTCGACTTGTGTGTTAACGATCGAGCATACAGTCCAGTTGTCAGGGAAAATCTTTTTTTCTTTCTCCGTGACTTTCGCACCAAGGAGGTGCATTCGATCGATTTTCGACTTATGGATATTCTCCTTAAAATCCGGCAAAAAACGGGTAGCACAGGTATTTACCAGGTTATATCCGGATACAGATCTCCAAATACCAATAATTTGTTACGGGGCAAGAGCACTGGAGTCGCAAAAAAGAGTTTGCATCTGCAAGGCCGAGCCATTGACATTCGGCTTACGGATGTGCCTACCAAAGAGCTTCGGGATGTTGCCTTATCTCTGAGAGCTGGTGGGGTCGGCTATTATGCCAAATCAGACTTTGTCCATATAGATACCGGTCATGTTCGTTCATGGTAA
- a CDS encoding diacylglycerol kinase translates to MKGNRGFKRLVLATCYSYRGLCQAFRHEAAFRQELFLVAILLPLTYWFEVEPIERLLMGASLILVLIVELLNSGIEAVVDRISEDFHELSGRAKDIGSAAVFMTFLLAGYVWVSTLWPLLPLL, encoded by the coding sequence ATGAAAGGAAATAGGGGATTCAAGCGGCTTGTTTTAGCCACATGTTATTCCTATAGAGGACTTTGTCAGGCATTTAGGCATGAAGCTGCCTTTCGCCAGGAACTTTTTCTGGTCGCTATTCTTCTTCCGCTGACCTACTGGTTTGAGGTTGAGCCTATCGAACGCTTATTGATGGGAGCCTCATTAATTCTTGTACTGATTGTTGAATTGTTAAACTCAGGAATTGAGGCCGTCGTTGATCGCATAAGTGAGGACTTTCATGAACTTTCTGGCCGGGCGAAAGACATTGGCTCAGCTGCCGTTTTTATGACATTCTTGCTAGCCGGCTACGTCTGGGTATCGACTCTTTGGCCCTTGCTACCTTTACTCTGA
- a CDS encoding DUF945 family protein has translation MKKIMVGFVALLVVAGVCAPFINGLVMEKMVTQSQDDLNKMYVDTGSDMAVEVIKYDRKFSSSEIEWKIKLGSLAAIYGVDEIIFVDRADHGFTGVVSKTSLEKNRWFVDLLDDKFDGKNPLTITTTYRLGRKIESVIDIGSFTLQLGNESVASLPGRIVSEYDVGLTHWISEATWAGFSVPGKVSMGGFSLGCDLEKISTYIWDGDLSYEIKDIKVEGKKGNFELVNFAVQYTLGYDKNKNMLSMGGEIEIASIAVANQKVKDAVIKLAINNIDAQSYEEFMKIYTQTIASTLDDISLKKESSEGMDEALKQEMATAGIQMMAACEKFLKKGLELKISDLHVQLPEGRISGNAGLILNKDVTFAQLAPIVIQPNLAFDIFSLQSDFSIPAELISDKSKLVSPVFPGMQTGLFVIDGENLVHRTQTKNGKLLLNGNEMLFH, from the coding sequence ATGAAAAAGATTATGGTAGGTTTTGTGGCACTTCTCGTTGTTGCAGGAGTCTGCGCCCCATTTATTAACGGACTTGTCATGGAGAAAATGGTTACACAGTCTCAAGATGATCTGAATAAAATGTATGTAGATACCGGTTCAGACATGGCTGTTGAGGTTATCAAATATGACAGAAAGTTTTCTTCATCAGAGATCGAGTGGAAGATTAAATTGGGAAGTCTTGCCGCAATATATGGTGTTGATGAAATCATATTTGTAGATCGGGCAGATCATGGCTTTACTGGTGTTGTGTCTAAAACCAGCCTTGAGAAGAATCGATGGTTTGTCGATTTGTTAGATGATAAATTTGATGGAAAAAACCCTTTGACCATAACGACTACATATAGATTAGGAAGGAAAATTGAGTCGGTAATTGACATTGGTTCTTTTACCTTGCAACTGGGAAATGAGTCTGTTGCTTCCCTGCCGGGAAGGATTGTCTCTGAATATGATGTGGGTTTGACACATTGGATAAGTGAAGCAACGTGGGCAGGATTTTCTGTGCCGGGTAAGGTCAGTATGGGTGGTTTTTCCCTCGGGTGCGATTTGGAGAAAATTTCTACTTATATTTGGGATGGTGATCTCTCATATGAAATTAAAGATATCAAGGTTGAGGGCAAGAAGGGAAATTTTGAACTTGTAAATTTTGCAGTTCAATACACTCTGGGTTATGACAAAAATAAAAACATGTTATCCATGGGTGGAGAGATTGAAATTGCTAGCATTGCTGTAGCAAACCAGAAAGTAAAAGATGCAGTTATTAAATTAGCTATAAACAATATAGATGCTCAGAGTTACGAAGAATTTATGAAGATATACACCCAGACGATTGCTTCTACTCTGGACGATATCTCTCTAAAAAAAGAAAGTTCTGAAGGGATGGATGAAGCTCTGAAGCAAGAGATGGCCACCGCTGGTATTCAGATGATGGCGGCATGCGAGAAATTCTTAAAAAAGGGATTGGAGCTAAAAATTTCAGACCTGCATGTTCAACTTCCGGAGGGGCGAATTTCTGGTAATGCAGGATTGATATTAAATAAGGACGTTACTTTTGCACAATTGGCCCCCATCGTCATCCAACCTAACTTGGCATTTGATATTTTTTCCCTGCAATCCGATTTTAGTATTCCTGCAGAACTTATTAGCGATAAGAGCAAGCTTGTCTCACCAGTATTCCCGGGAATGCAGACTGGCCTGTTTGTGATAGACGGAGAAAATTTGGTCCACAGGACACAAACTAAAAATGGAAAACTGCTCTTAAACGGAAATGAAATGCTCTTCCATTAA
- a CDS encoding flavodoxin family protein, translating into MTLKKSNMVCNVTSLIPNNEIFGVSGSPRKNGNSDILLKSIISGVDSENIVSTCCNLTDIQFQGCIGCEKCRKDKICTGLLDGMSLIYDSIISSKGLVVVSPTHNYNITSWMKAFIDRLYCFYNFENDRPRSWSSQLAGQGRKAVIVAICEQKTKDDMGFTLEAMRKPLEALGYEIVGELSIFRIFDKGKVKQDQEAIEKGRELGIRLAKSIRE; encoded by the coding sequence ATGACACTGAAGAAATCAAATATGGTATGCAATGTAACTTCATTAATACCAAATAATGAAATATTTGGCGTGAGTGGGAGTCCTAGAAAAAATGGGAATTCAGATATATTACTGAAAAGCATAATTTCAGGAGTAGATTCTGAAAATATAGTATCAACTTGCTGTAATTTAACAGATATTCAATTTCAGGGATGTATAGGATGTGAAAAGTGTAGAAAAGATAAAATATGTACAGGGTTGCTTGATGGTATGTCACTTATTTATGATTCAATAATTTCATCAAAAGGGCTTGTAGTTGTCTCGCCTACCCACAACTATAATATCACCTCATGGATGAAGGCGTTTATTGATCGTCTATATTGCTTCTACAACTTCGAAAATGATCGTCCAAGAAGTTGGTCTAGTCAATTGGCAGGACAAGGTAGAAAAGCCGTGATAGTAGCAATATGTGAACAAAAAACTAAAGATGATATGGGCTTTACTCTTGAAGCAATGAGAAAACCTCTCGAAGCACTTGGCTATGAGATAGTTGGCGAACTTTCTATCTTCAGAATATTTGACAAAGGCAAAGTTAAACAAGATCAAGAAGCTATAGAAAAAGGACGTGAACTCGGTATAAGGTTAGCGAAATCAATCAGAGAATGA
- a CDS encoding type II toxin-antitoxin system RelE/ParE family toxin: MIILSIQEYDGLSEFELFLNKVSGKLAASICKKFHAYTELNDIYSCNSLKILKPKIWGYKGTIYKLRVDCGKESARVLFVKMANDNIVLLHGFVKKTRKTPSKDAKIAMANLERLKNNVEVTELPLTKYSF; this comes from the coding sequence ATGATAATACTAAGTATACAAGAGTATGATGGCTTATCAGAATTTGAACTGTTTTTGAATAAAGTTTCTGGCAAACTCGCAGCTTCTATATGTAAAAAATTTCATGCCTATACTGAACTTAATGACATTTATAGTTGCAATAGTTTGAAAATTCTGAAACCTAAGATATGGGGTTATAAAGGTACTATTTATAAGCTTCGGGTAGATTGTGGTAAAGAATCAGCACGAGTGCTGTTTGTAAAAATGGCAAATGACAACATTGTACTATTGCATGGGTTTGTGAAAAAAACTAGAAAAACACCGAGTAAGGATGCAAAAATTGCGATGGCTAATCTCGAGCGACTAAAAAATAATGTAGAAGTAACTGAATTACCATTAACAAAGTATTCGTTCTAA
- a CDS encoding HD domain-containing protein: protein MQEKEYDNLRTWFLKYTDSFLDYPEADIENILLKKEHTLRVCQEMELISKELSPEDKILALTVALLHDVGRFDQLRIYRTFSDFKSEDHASLGVKILKELDLLKDLDPVDVELIFFAVENHNKPEIVPDCSFQTETITKLLRDADKLDIWHVVIDYYKVGGEYDNPSLVHNLPFGDDVCASVFQAIEKRDIISYDLLETVVDIKIFKWAGFIILTPGKLLSWPQKDLILKVYLIPCRKLNVLPKFIIICRRILWRNIKYKQRRWISTISATNCLGGKRILPKYFAPWQDSFCALTL from the coding sequence GTGCAAGAAAAAGAATATGATAATCTCAGAACATGGTTTCTTAAATATACAGATAGTTTTTTAGATTATCCTGAAGCTGATATTGAAAATATTCTTCTTAAAAAAGAGCATACATTAAGAGTTTGCCAGGAAATGGAGCTCATTTCAAAAGAGCTTTCTCCTGAAGATAAAATTCTTGCTCTGACTGTGGCTCTCTTACATGATGTAGGCCGGTTTGATCAGCTTAGAATTTACAGAACTTTTTCTGATTTTAAGTCGGAAGATCATGCTTCATTAGGTGTGAAAATCTTAAAGGAACTGGATTTATTAAAAGACCTTGATCCTGTGGACGTTGAATTAATTTTCTTTGCTGTAGAAAATCATAACAAGCCTGAAATTGTTCCTGACTGTTCTTTTCAAACTGAAACAATTACTAAACTTTTGAGAGATGCAGATAAACTCGATATTTGGCATGTTGTAATCGATTATTACAAGGTCGGTGGAGAATATGATAATCCATCGCTTGTTCACAATCTTCCTTTCGGTGATGATGTCTGTGCCTCTGTATTTCAGGCTATAGAGAAAAGGGATATCATCTCCTATGATTTATTGGAGACTGTAGTAGATATAAAGATTTTTAAATGGGCTGGATTTATCATCTTAACACCAGGAAAGCTCTTGAGCTGGCCTCAGAAAGATCTTATCTTGAAAGTATATTTAATACCTTGCCGCAAACTGAACGTATTACCAAAATTTATAATAATATGCAGGCGTATCTTGTGGAGAAATATTAAGTATAAGCAAAGGCGCTGGATTAGTACAATAAGTGCAACAAACTGCTTAGGGGGTAAAAGAATTCTACCCAAGTACTTTGCACCTTGGCAAGACTCTTTTTGTGCCCTTACTCTATAG